A part of Ptychodera flava strain L36383 chromosome 11, AS_Pfla_20210202, whole genome shotgun sequence genomic DNA contains:
- the LOC139144295 gene encoding basal body-orientation factor 1-like isoform X2, with amino-acid sequence MPKKTKKGKGKGKGKGKKGKKKATKFTDSAQATANSRLWEARLEATEKSRLEYRENAKRLALENESLQNHVTQAERDTIDVVTFLKKEDQAKEDLIAKLQKQLKDTKREARKEKQQIIDEFSQRINQLEDSLNDKSNEVKMMQSELKLVKEFRRKRGQMQKELDEIKEEMFLTNKEHKATLQRMEHKFFEEKIRLQQEASQKIAELAERAHTEAIENLDETTRSVYKENVRLNEALSYHMKDAEQLRKAKEALEKENEDLKGGKDLNDHLVESKVIEVKKQKEQIRDLSEKVRTLEMSLSHVVREFETEREIVQKKAAIETEASRVEIAKLLRTVELKSREMNKVKKLAKNILDQRVEVEKFFLESLEQVKLEIATNRKQYRQDAAAMYTKKMLAAHAGNGEYPKIRTFDKSETSTNNVYSDLQAAESWAGIGDKVDISELTWEQREKVLRILFAKMNGSRVKARSPAYLGPVKESAAAVVSKEEMKAIEAASDEDNTFLTQAKLSDSAELNAKAVVPDIGTSIAVQSSTQDILQESTAVS; translated from the exons AAAGAAGAAGGCAACTAAGTTCACTGATTCTGCACAAGCAACGGCAAATTCCAGACTTTGGGAAGCAAGGCTTGAAGCAACAGAGAAGTCTAGGCTGGAATACagagaaaatgccaagagattAGCTTTGGAAAATGAATCATTACAGAATCATGTGACACAAGCAGAAAGAGATACAATTGATGTTGTCACGTTCCTGAAAAAGGAAGATCAAGCCAAGGAAGATCTT ATTGCCAAGTTACAGAAGCAGTTGAAAGACACTAAGAGAGAAGCcaggaaagaaaaacaacaaatt ATTGATGAGTTCAGTCAAAGAATAAACCAACTAGAAGATTCtctgaatgacaaaagtaatgaagTGAAAATGATGCAGAGTGAGTTGAAGTTGGTCAAGGAATTCAGAAGAAAACGTGGACAAATGCAGAAAGAGCTTGATGAG ATCAAAGAAGAAATGTTTTTAACAAATAAAGAACACAAAGCAACTCTACAAAGGATGGAACATAAATTCTTTGAGGAGAAAATAAGACTACAACAAGAAGCCAGTCAGAAAATTGCTGAGCTAGCTGAAAGAGCACACACAGAGGCTATAGA GAATCTTGACGAAACAACACGATCAGTGTACAAAGAGAATGTTCGTCTGAATGAAGCACTGAGTTATCATATGAAAGATGCAGAACAACTTAGAAAAGCCAAGGAAGCATTGGAAAAAGAGAATGAAGACTTAAAAGGAGGCAAAGATTTGAATGATCATCTTGTAGAAAGCAAGGTTATTGAAGTCAAGAAACAAAAGGAACAAATAAGAGAT CTGTCAGAAAAAGTGAGAACACTTGAGATGTCACTGAGtcatgttgtgagagagtttgaAACTGAAAGGGAAATAGTACAGAAGAAAGCTGCAATTGAAACAGAAGCCAGCAGAGTGGAAATTGCTAAATTATTGAGAACTGTTGAATTGAAGTCTCGAGAAATGAACAAAGTCAAGAAATTGGCCAAGAATATACTGGATCAG AGAGTAGAAGTGGAGAAGTTTTTCTTGGAATCTCTGGAACAAGTCAAGCTTGAAATAGCAACCAACAGAAAACAATATCGTCAAGATGCGGCAGCTATGTACACAAAGAAAATGCTAGCTGCACACGCAGGCAATGGTGAATATCCAAAAATAAGAACTTTTGATAAATCAGAAACCAGTACCAATAATGtgtacagtgatttacaagctgCTGAAAGTTG GGCTGGCATTGGAGATAAAGTGGACATTTCTGAACTGACATGGGAACAGAGAGAGAAAGTATTAAGGATTCTGTTTGCCAAGATGAATGGTTCTAGGGTCAAAGCTCGTTCACCAGCCTATCTGGGACCAGTTAAAGAAAGCGCCGCGGCAGTTGTTTCAAAAGAAGAGAT GAAAGCCATAGAAGCTGCATCAGACGAAGACAATACCTTCCTAACACAAGCTAAGCTAAGTGACAGTGCAGAACTCAATGCCAAAGCAGTCGTACCTGACATTGGAACATCTATAGCAGTGCAGTCCTCTACACAAGATATCTTGCAAGAAAGTACAGCTGTTTCATGA
- the LOC139144295 gene encoding basal body-orientation factor 1-like isoform X1, which translates to MPKKTKKGKGKGKGKGKKGESNDQASADDESLKKKATKFTDSAQATANSRLWEARLEATEKSRLEYRENAKRLALENESLQNHVTQAERDTIDVVTFLKKEDQAKEDLIAKLQKQLKDTKREARKEKQQIIDEFSQRINQLEDSLNDKSNEVKMMQSELKLVKEFRRKRGQMQKELDEIKEEMFLTNKEHKATLQRMEHKFFEEKIRLQQEASQKIAELAERAHTEAIENLDETTRSVYKENVRLNEALSYHMKDAEQLRKAKEALEKENEDLKGGKDLNDHLVESKVIEVKKQKEQIRDLSEKVRTLEMSLSHVVREFETEREIVQKKAAIETEASRVEIAKLLRTVELKSREMNKVKKLAKNILDQRVEVEKFFLESLEQVKLEIATNRKQYRQDAAAMYTKKMLAAHAGNGEYPKIRTFDKSETSTNNVYSDLQAAESWAGIGDKVDISELTWEQREKVLRILFAKMNGSRVKARSPAYLGPVKESAAAVVSKEEMKAIEAASDEDNTFLTQAKLSDSAELNAKAVVPDIGTSIAVQSSTQDILQESTAVS; encoded by the exons AAAGAAGAAGGCAACTAAGTTCACTGATTCTGCACAAGCAACGGCAAATTCCAGACTTTGGGAAGCAAGGCTTGAAGCAACAGAGAAGTCTAGGCTGGAATACagagaaaatgccaagagattAGCTTTGGAAAATGAATCATTACAGAATCATGTGACACAAGCAGAAAGAGATACAATTGATGTTGTCACGTTCCTGAAAAAGGAAGATCAAGCCAAGGAAGATCTT ATTGCCAAGTTACAGAAGCAGTTGAAAGACACTAAGAGAGAAGCcaggaaagaaaaacaacaaatt ATTGATGAGTTCAGTCAAAGAATAAACCAACTAGAAGATTCtctgaatgacaaaagtaatgaagTGAAAATGATGCAGAGTGAGTTGAAGTTGGTCAAGGAATTCAGAAGAAAACGTGGACAAATGCAGAAAGAGCTTGATGAG ATCAAAGAAGAAATGTTTTTAACAAATAAAGAACACAAAGCAACTCTACAAAGGATGGAACATAAATTCTTTGAGGAGAAAATAAGACTACAACAAGAAGCCAGTCAGAAAATTGCTGAGCTAGCTGAAAGAGCACACACAGAGGCTATAGA GAATCTTGACGAAACAACACGATCAGTGTACAAAGAGAATGTTCGTCTGAATGAAGCACTGAGTTATCATATGAAAGATGCAGAACAACTTAGAAAAGCCAAGGAAGCATTGGAAAAAGAGAATGAAGACTTAAAAGGAGGCAAAGATTTGAATGATCATCTTGTAGAAAGCAAGGTTATTGAAGTCAAGAAACAAAAGGAACAAATAAGAGAT CTGTCAGAAAAAGTGAGAACACTTGAGATGTCACTGAGtcatgttgtgagagagtttgaAACTGAAAGGGAAATAGTACAGAAGAAAGCTGCAATTGAAACAGAAGCCAGCAGAGTGGAAATTGCTAAATTATTGAGAACTGTTGAATTGAAGTCTCGAGAAATGAACAAAGTCAAGAAATTGGCCAAGAATATACTGGATCAG AGAGTAGAAGTGGAGAAGTTTTTCTTGGAATCTCTGGAACAAGTCAAGCTTGAAATAGCAACCAACAGAAAACAATATCGTCAAGATGCGGCAGCTATGTACACAAAGAAAATGCTAGCTGCACACGCAGGCAATGGTGAATATCCAAAAATAAGAACTTTTGATAAATCAGAAACCAGTACCAATAATGtgtacagtgatttacaagctgCTGAAAGTTG GGCTGGCATTGGAGATAAAGTGGACATTTCTGAACTGACATGGGAACAGAGAGAGAAAGTATTAAGGATTCTGTTTGCCAAGATGAATGGTTCTAGGGTCAAAGCTCGTTCACCAGCCTATCTGGGACCAGTTAAAGAAAGCGCCGCGGCAGTTGTTTCAAAAGAAGAGAT GAAAGCCATAGAAGCTGCATCAGACGAAGACAATACCTTCCTAACACAAGCTAAGCTAAGTGACAGTGCAGAACTCAATGCCAAAGCAGTCGTACCTGACATTGGAACATCTATAGCAGTGCAGTCCTCTACACAAGATATCTTGCAAGAAAGTACAGCTGTTTCATGA